The following are encoded in a window of Streptomyces sp. SAT1 genomic DNA:
- a CDS encoding IS701 family transposase — translation MSSPTPLDSPAALSFQAYCGDLFRELARSDQRRWGEVYLRGLLSVPGRKTPTRISEHVLGRPAVQQLQQFVHQSPWECAPVRRRTALRLANAFAVDAWSVDEVVFVKNGDRSVGVARQYAPSQERTVNCQLACAVSLVGAGGGLPVNWRLLLPPRWDRDEQLRRAAHLPAHEQSRPRWRYVLEAVDEMTEEWLLDPRPVLADWRHESETDPLLSGLEARGLGYLVQVSPRTAVTMPRPHSALPAVRGTLADLAAHVARRTERTPVSWQDRTSERRYRTQFLSTPALLCGRPATGRTAPAHRPGPRHLVTDWPFGRPEPRAYWLTNLPARRLAEALPLAQLRSLAGTGLRRLHEDFGLGDFEGRSFRGWHHHVTLASAALGYASLRAAAPRPARVLSGSAV, via the coding sequence GTGTCCTCTCCGACTCCCCTCGATTCGCCCGCCGCCCTGTCCTTCCAGGCGTACTGCGGCGATCTCTTCCGTGAACTGGCCCGCTCCGACCAGCGGCGCTGGGGCGAGGTCTATCTGCGCGGCCTGCTGTCCGTGCCGGGCCGCAAGACCCCCACCCGGATCTCCGAGCACGTGCTCGGGCGGCCCGCCGTGCAGCAGCTCCAGCAGTTCGTGCACCAGAGCCCGTGGGAGTGCGCCCCGGTGCGGCGCCGGACGGCGCTGCGCCTGGCCAACGCGTTCGCCGTGGACGCCTGGTCGGTGGACGAGGTCGTCTTCGTCAAGAACGGCGACCGCTCGGTGGGCGTGGCCCGGCAGTACGCCCCGTCCCAGGAGCGCACCGTCAACTGCCAGCTCGCCTGCGCCGTCTCGCTGGTCGGCGCCGGCGGCGGCCTGCCGGTGAACTGGCGGCTGCTGCTCCCGCCCCGCTGGGACCGGGACGAGCAGTTACGCCGGGCCGCGCACCTGCCCGCGCACGAGCAGTCCAGGCCGCGCTGGCGCTATGTGCTGGAGGCCGTCGACGAGATGACCGAGGAGTGGCTGCTGGACCCGCGGCCGGTGCTCGCTGACTGGCGCCACGAGTCCGAGACCGATCCGCTGCTGAGCGGTCTGGAGGCGCGCGGCCTCGGCTATCTCGTCCAGGTCTCCCCGCGCACCGCCGTCACCATGCCGCGCCCGCACTCGGCGCTGCCCGCGGTGCGCGGCACGCTCGCCGACCTGGCCGCGCACGTGGCCCGGCGCACCGAGCGCACCCCGGTGAGCTGGCAGGACCGTACGAGCGAGCGCCGGTACCGCACGCAGTTCCTGTCCACGCCCGCGCTGCTGTGCGGGCGGCCGGCCACCGGCAGGACCGCTCCCGCGCACCGGCCGGGACCGCGCCATCTGGTCACGGACTGGCCGTTCGGGCGGCCCGAGCCGCGCGCGTACTGGCTGACGAACCTGCCGGCCCGGCGGCTGGCGGAGGCGCTGCCGCTGGCCCAGCTGCGCTCCCTGGCCGGTACGGGCCTGCGGCGGCTGCACGAGGACTTCGGGCTCGGTGACTTCGAGGGCCGTTCGTTCCGCGGCTGGCACCACCATGTGACGCTGGCGTCGGCCGCGCTCGGCTACGCGTCGCTGCGGGCGGCGGCGCCGCGGCCCGCGCGGGTGCTCAGCGGCTCCGCGGTCTGA
- a CDS encoding AGE family epimerase/isomerase, whose amino-acid sequence MSGSAARRRTFSDTLAGYVTYFSPTGRRFGLRTSDDREFTVHLPRNVASRIVRNLGDPYRDTTEATLDMLAEGRYVFAYGICYEWENGERFEAKEITFPEEHRGAYVFEHPAWWVQQAAAIADFYLRGHFPDGVFDWRRFRTNLTLHGTHLPDFDGADVRQETDTISRLVYGLSTAYLLTGEDRFLDAAESGTEYLREHMRVADARDGFAYWYHGIDVTPGGQRKVYASEFGDDVDAIPMYEQIYALAGPTQTYRITGDPRILEDIDRTVALFEQFFRDREQGGFFSHLDPITLDPHADALGPNRSRKNWNSIGDHAPAYLINAYLATGREDFARLLEETADTIVERFPDEPNSPFVQERFHADWSPDRTWGWQQDRAVVGHNLKIAWNLTRIKALFDKDSYGALAERIGQIMPAVGSDQLRGGWYDVVERKADPDSGMHRMVWHDRKAWWQQEQAILAYLILAGTTSDPEHLRLAREAASFHNAFFLDNDDGGVYFNVQANGIPYLLGTERLKGSHSMAGYHSLELCYLAATYTGLLITNDTLTLHFRPRPDDLPERVLRVAPDLLPAGSVELTGVWVDGVPHHNFDAKELTVRLPEGAAPVRVRVELEAAQMRLRMRTEFDGDTAHVRCSGVIDTAELEKFRRILAEVMAAEPQRVEFHLCEVTAMSRPAINELLFQRTKAGLDADFVIVGCALPDVADALLATDAFLLEGGDACAHD is encoded by the coding sequence ATGAGTGGATCCGCAGCACGTCGCCGCACGTTCTCCGACACGCTCGCCGGTTACGTCACCTACTTCAGCCCCACCGGCCGCCGGTTCGGTCTGCGCACCTCGGACGACCGTGAGTTCACCGTCCACCTGCCCCGCAACGTCGCCTCGCGCATCGTGCGCAACCTCGGCGACCCCTACCGCGACACCACCGAAGCCACCCTGGACATGCTCGCCGAGGGCCGCTACGTCTTCGCGTACGGCATCTGCTACGAGTGGGAGAACGGCGAGCGGTTCGAGGCCAAGGAGATCACCTTCCCCGAGGAGCACCGCGGCGCCTATGTCTTCGAGCACCCGGCGTGGTGGGTGCAGCAGGCGGCGGCCATCGCCGACTTCTATCTGCGCGGCCACTTCCCCGACGGCGTCTTCGACTGGCGCAGGTTCCGCACCAACCTGACCCTGCACGGCACGCACCTGCCCGACTTCGACGGCGCGGACGTGCGCCAGGAGACCGACACCATCTCCCGGCTGGTCTACGGGCTGTCGACCGCGTATCTGCTGACCGGCGAAGACCGGTTCCTGGACGCGGCCGAGTCGGGCACGGAGTATCTGCGCGAGCACATGCGGGTCGCCGACGCCCGGGACGGGTTCGCCTACTGGTACCACGGCATCGACGTCACCCCGGGCGGCCAGCGCAAGGTCTACGCCTCGGAGTTCGGCGACGACGTCGACGCGATCCCGATGTACGAGCAGATCTACGCGCTCGCCGGCCCGACCCAGACGTACCGGATCACCGGCGACCCGCGGATCCTGGAGGACATCGACCGCACGGTCGCCCTGTTCGAGCAGTTCTTCCGGGACCGGGAGCAGGGCGGGTTCTTCTCGCACCTGGACCCGATCACGCTGGACCCGCACGCCGACGCGCTCGGCCCCAACCGGTCGCGCAAGAACTGGAACTCGATCGGCGACCACGCCCCGGCCTACCTGATCAACGCCTATCTGGCCACCGGGCGCGAGGACTTCGCGCGGCTGCTGGAGGAGACCGCCGACACCATCGTCGAGCGCTTCCCCGACGAGCCGAACAGCCCGTTCGTGCAGGAGCGGTTCCACGCCGACTGGTCGCCCGACCGCACCTGGGGCTGGCAGCAGGACCGGGCCGTCGTCGGCCACAACCTCAAGATCGCCTGGAACCTGACCCGGATCAAGGCCCTGTTCGACAAGGACAGTTACGGGGCGCTCGCCGAGCGCATCGGCCAGATCATGCCCGCGGTCGGCAGCGACCAGCTGCGCGGCGGCTGGTACGACGTGGTCGAGCGCAAGGCCGACCCGGACAGCGGGATGCACCGCATGGTGTGGCACGACCGCAAGGCGTGGTGGCAGCAGGAGCAGGCGATCCTCGCCTATCTGATCCTGGCCGGCACCACCAGCGACCCGGAGCATCTGCGCCTGGCCCGTGAGGCCGCCTCGTTCCACAACGCCTTCTTCCTCGACAACGACGACGGCGGCGTGTACTTCAACGTGCAGGCCAACGGCATCCCGTACCTGCTCGGCACCGAACGCCTCAAGGGCAGCCACTCCATGGCCGGCTACCACTCGCTGGAGCTGTGCTACCTGGCCGCGACCTACACCGGCCTGCTCATCACCAATGACACGCTCACCCTGCACTTCCGGCCGCGCCCGGACGATCTGCCCGAGCGGGTCCTGCGAGTGGCGCCCGATCTGCTGCCCGCCGGTTCGGTGGAGCTGACCGGGGTGTGGGTGGACGGCGTCCCGCACCACAACTTCGACGCCAAGGAGCTGACCGTCCGGCTGCCCGAGGGCGCCGCACCGGTGCGGGTGCGCGTCGAGCTGGAGGCGGCGCAGATGCGGCTGCGGATGCGCACCGAGTTCGACGGCGACACCGCGCACGTGCGCTGCTCCGGCGTGATCGACACCGCGGAGCTGGAGAAGTTCCGCCGCATCCTGGCCGAGGTGATGGCCGCCGAGCCGCAGCGCGTGGAGTTCCATCTGTGCGAGGTCACCGCGATGAGCCGGCCCGCCATCAACGAACTCCTCTTCCAGCGCACCAAGGCCGGGCTCGACGCCGACTTCGTCATCGTCGGCTGCGCCCTGCCCGATGTCGCGGACGCGCTGCTCGCCACCGACGCCTTCCTCCTGGAGGGCGGGGACGCGTGCGCCCATGACTGA
- the glgX gene encoding glycogen debranching protein GlgX, translating into MTEAPQISAGRPQPLGSTVVDGGVNFSVFSEHATRVDLLLFDKCDDPQPSRTIHLHPDKHRSFHFWHCHVAGIGAGQVYAYRMDGPRDTKRTGARFDHRKVLLDPYARANINSRWNRTLAIGLQDNVETCMRSLVVDLDDYDWEGDQPLRTPMEDTVIYEMHVRGLTASPTSRAAAPGTFSAVVEKIPHLKRLGVTAVELLPVFDFDETHVLRTGPDGTPLHNYWGYDPYGFFAPHTGYCTSPHLNTHIAEFRDMVKALHRAGIEVILDVVFNHTSEGNEFGPTISFRGQANEAYYHLWPQDRTHYMDFTGCGNAVNANHPFVAKFIIESLEYWVTEHHIDGFRFDLASELSRGDQGYEMAVPPVLWAIELSKVLAETKIIAEPWDGGGLYQVGRFPGKRWAQWNGPFRDDVRRFVRGDAGVVGDLAKRLGGSEDLFGPQKELPTNSINFVTCHDGFTLNDLVSYDHKHNYANGEADTDGAGENFSWNCGAEGPSDDPEVERLRVRQIKNLLSVLMLSRGVPMLLAGDEFRNSQNGNNNAYCQDNPTSWLDWDQAEKEEETFEFVRRLIGLRRRYRTFRAPHFYTGRLNSRRLPDITWHGTRLEQPGWEDTNARVLACTLGGFDGDPDLHLILNMYHLGLDFELPRIRGHRWHRVLDTAQAGPRDLLPAGHEEPHDDHTFHAHGRSVVLLAALSDAKDYPR; encoded by the coding sequence ATGACCGAGGCGCCGCAGATCTCCGCGGGACGTCCCCAGCCTCTGGGTTCCACCGTCGTCGACGGCGGAGTGAACTTCTCCGTCTTCTCGGAACACGCCACCCGCGTCGACCTGCTGCTCTTCGACAAGTGCGACGACCCGCAGCCCTCGCGGACCATCCACCTGCACCCGGACAAGCACCGCAGCTTCCACTTCTGGCACTGCCATGTCGCCGGGATCGGCGCCGGACAGGTCTACGCGTACCGGATGGACGGGCCGCGCGACACCAAGCGCACCGGCGCCCGCTTCGACCACCGCAAGGTGCTGCTCGACCCGTACGCCCGCGCCAACATCAACTCCCGCTGGAACCGCACCCTCGCGATCGGCCTCCAGGACAACGTCGAGACGTGCATGCGCAGCCTGGTCGTCGATCTGGACGACTACGACTGGGAGGGCGACCAGCCGCTGCGCACGCCGATGGAGGACACGGTCATCTACGAGATGCACGTGCGGGGTCTGACGGCGTCGCCCACGTCACGGGCGGCCGCCCCGGGGACGTTCTCCGCGGTCGTCGAGAAGATCCCGCACCTCAAGCGCCTCGGGGTGACGGCCGTGGAGCTGCTGCCCGTCTTCGACTTCGACGAGACGCACGTCCTGCGCACCGGGCCGGACGGCACCCCGCTGCACAACTACTGGGGCTACGACCCGTACGGCTTCTTCGCGCCGCACACCGGCTACTGCACCTCGCCCCATCTGAACACCCACATAGCGGAGTTCAGGGACATGGTGAAGGCGCTGCACCGGGCCGGCATCGAGGTGATCCTCGACGTCGTCTTCAACCACACCAGCGAGGGCAACGAGTTCGGCCCGACCATCAGCTTCCGCGGCCAGGCCAACGAGGCGTACTACCACCTGTGGCCGCAGGACCGCACCCACTACATGGACTTCACCGGGTGCGGCAACGCGGTCAACGCCAACCACCCCTTCGTCGCCAAGTTCATCATCGAGTCCCTGGAGTACTGGGTCACCGAGCACCACATCGACGGCTTCCGCTTCGACCTCGCCTCCGAGCTGTCGCGCGGCGACCAGGGCTACGAGATGGCGGTGCCGCCGGTGCTGTGGGCGATCGAGCTGTCCAAGGTGCTCGCCGAGACGAAGATCATCGCCGAGCCGTGGGACGGTGGCGGCCTCTACCAGGTGGGCCGCTTCCCCGGGAAGCGCTGGGCCCAGTGGAACGGCCCGTTCCGTGACGACGTGCGGCGCTTCGTGCGCGGCGACGCCGGGGTCGTCGGCGACCTCGCCAAGCGGCTCGGCGGCTCCGAGGACCTGTTCGGGCCGCAGAAGGAACTGCCCACCAACAGCATCAACTTCGTCACCTGCCACGACGGCTTCACCCTCAACGACCTGGTGAGCTACGACCACAAGCACAACTACGCCAACGGCGAGGCCGACACCGACGGGGCGGGCGAGAACTTCAGCTGGAACTGCGGGGCCGAGGGCCCCAGCGACGACCCCGAGGTGGAGCGCCTGCGGGTGCGGCAGATCAAGAACCTGCTGTCCGTGCTGATGCTCAGCAGGGGCGTGCCGATGCTGCTCGCGGGCGACGAGTTCCGCAACAGCCAGAACGGCAACAACAACGCGTACTGCCAGGACAACCCGACGTCCTGGCTCGACTGGGACCAGGCCGAGAAGGAGGAGGAGACCTTCGAGTTCGTGCGGCGGCTGATCGGGCTGCGCCGCCGCTACCGCACCTTCCGCGCGCCCCACTTCTACACCGGGCGGCTCAACTCCCGCCGGCTGCCGGACATCACCTGGCACGGCACCCGGCTGGAGCAGCCCGGCTGGGAGGACACCAACGCCCGCGTCCTGGCCTGCACGCTCGGCGGGTTCGACGGCGATCCCGACCTGCATCTCATCCTGAACATGTACCACTTGGGCCTTGACTTCGAACTGCCGCGGATTCGCGGCCACCGCTGGCACCGCGTCCTGGACACCGCCCAGGCCGGCCCGCGCGACCTGCTTCCGGCCGGCCATGAGGAGCCCCACGACGACCACACCTTCCATGCCCACGGCCGCAGCGTCGTGCTGCTCGCGGCCCTGTCTGACGCGAAGGACTATCCCCGATGA
- a CDS encoding SDR family oxidoreductase: MNTAIAVIGGTGRVGRIVTRKLLDRGESVRVIGRSKQRAQRHLPPRAQFFLGDVRDPESLTVPLRDCSAVVYTVEPGTDTTGPDSPQSTLHSGVLNTLDALLRQDGFGRAQFVLVSQRHVTRPEHPMNAYGRMLDWRLAGENAVRASGLDYTIVRPGWLTDRSELADDGRVHLEQGDRRDGYVALQDVAEACVQALYCPSAKGLTFEMRNGAGSAPGDWEELFAGLSVDETAPLRALA, translated from the coding sequence GTGAACACTGCCATCGCCGTGATCGGCGGCACCGGCCGGGTCGGCCGGATCGTCACCCGCAAGCTGCTCGACCGCGGGGAGAGCGTCCGGGTCATCGGCCGCAGCAAGCAGCGCGCCCAGCGCCATCTGCCGCCCCGTGCCCAGTTCTTCCTCGGTGACGTCCGCGACCCCGAGTCCCTGACCGTCCCGCTGCGCGACTGCTCGGCCGTCGTCTACACCGTGGAGCCCGGCACCGACACCACCGGCCCCGACAGCCCGCAGAGCACCCTGCACTCCGGGGTGCTCAACACCCTGGACGCGCTGCTGCGCCAGGACGGTTTCGGACGCGCCCAGTTCGTGCTGGTCAGCCAGCGGCACGTGACCCGCCCCGAGCATCCGATGAACGCCTACGGGCGGATGCTCGACTGGCGGCTGGCCGGGGAGAACGCGGTCCGCGCCTCCGGCCTCGACTACACGATCGTGCGTCCCGGCTGGCTGACCGACCGCTCCGAGCTGGCCGACGACGGCCGCGTGCATCTGGAGCAGGGCGACCGCAGGGACGGCTACGTCGCCCTCCAGGACGTCGCCGAGGCCTGCGTCCAGGCCCTGTACTGCCCGTCCGCGAAGGGACTCACCTTCGAGATGCGCAATGGCGCGGGCAGCGCCCCCGGCGACTGGGAGGAACTGTTCGCCGGGCTCAGCGTGGACGAGACCGCCCCGCTGCGCGCCCTGGCCTGA
- a CDS encoding sugar phosphate nucleotidyltransferase, with the protein MGDDSTVGIILAGGRGERAKPITLQSADYIRSKALIPFAGRPLIEWIVEACRDQGIRRFYVVAQGVENRSQIKLVLGHGERYGVEIDYSRARFDPYNVGSGAATLHNLEQWNLTGTALVLPVDSLFEFSLDKLLAAQRDSDAVVTVAAVSRTPEEIAGKYGVMRTTAERLVCGFLEKPRLPVIEREFPEITQPQGPRTLATNAGMYLIDCARLRLAARTPELIRLAQQRLDWGNDLLPRLVGLGHRVAVEPIARLGDLGNIRDYLGTIGDALGGLYPQMDRALGTPASTEPRYWIHESSLRSKDHITGTTLAQKIAEGSVAIGPGVRIGRHVEIGAGVRLRGTDVGDGVDLHEGAQVEGSVLGDSAVIGAYAHISDSYVGPMVQVRSDARTPVRLEALSAVGDGAQLWSGTRLSGVSVYPRLRVPAVSGVPSGTQLTSSDDILQWV; encoded by the coding sequence ATGGGGGACGACAGCACGGTCGGCATCATTCTGGCCGGTGGGCGGGGTGAACGGGCGAAGCCCATCACCCTCCAGTCCGCCGACTACATCCGCAGCAAGGCACTCATCCCGTTCGCCGGCAGGCCGCTCATCGAGTGGATCGTCGAGGCCTGCCGCGATCAGGGCATACGCCGTTTCTACGTAGTGGCGCAGGGGGTGGAGAACCGCAGCCAGATCAAGCTGGTGCTCGGGCACGGCGAGCGCTACGGAGTGGAGATCGACTACTCCCGGGCCCGCTTCGACCCGTACAACGTGGGCTCCGGCGCGGCCACCCTGCACAATCTGGAGCAGTGGAACCTCACGGGCACCGCGCTCGTCCTCCCCGTCGACTCGCTCTTCGAGTTCTCGCTGGACAAGCTGCTCGCCGCCCAGCGCGACTCCGACGCGGTGGTCACCGTGGCCGCCGTCTCCCGCACCCCCGAGGAGATCGCCGGCAAGTACGGCGTCATGCGCACCACCGCCGAGCGCCTGGTGTGCGGCTTCCTGGAGAAGCCCCGACTTCCCGTCATCGAGCGGGAGTTTCCCGAGATCACCCAGCCGCAGGGACCGCGCACCCTGGCCACCAACGCCGGGATGTACCTCATCGACTGCGCCCGGCTCCGCCTCGCCGCGCGCACCCCCGAACTCATCCGGCTCGCCCAGCAGCGCCTGGACTGGGGCAACGACCTGCTGCCGCGCCTGGTCGGCCTCGGCCACCGGGTGGCCGTCGAACCGATCGCGCGCCTGGGCGACCTCGGCAACATCCGCGACTACCTGGGCACCATCGGCGACGCCCTCGGCGGCCTGTACCCGCAGATGGACCGCGCCCTGGGCACCCCGGCCAGCACCGAGCCCCGGTACTGGATCCACGAGTCCAGCCTGCGCTCCAAGGACCACATCACCGGCACCACGCTCGCCCAGAAGATCGCCGAGGGCAGTGTCGCCATCGGCCCCGGCGTGCGCATCGGCCGGCACGTCGAGATCGGCGCGGGCGTCCGGCTGCGCGGCACGGACGTCGGCGACGGCGTCGACCTGCACGAGGGCGCCCAGGTGGAGGGCAGTGTGCTCGGCGACTCCGCCGTCATCGGCGCGTACGCGCACATCAGCGACTCCTACGTCGGCCCGATGGTGCAGGTGCGCTCCGACGCCCGCACCCCGGTGCGCCTCGAAGCCCTCTCCGCCGTGGGCGACGGCGCCCAGCTCTGGTCGGGCACGCGGCTGTCGGGCGTCAGCGTCTATCCGCGGCTGCGCGTGCCGGCCGTCTCGGGAGTGCCCAGCGGCACCCAGCTCACCAGCTCGGACGACATCTTGCAGTGGGTGTGA
- a CDS encoding DUF7144 family membrane protein, which yields MTAQPHSAPTGGGYGPPPDRRAAWAAGGAAFAGILLLLNGVLAILQGIAAIAKNDVYAQVGDYIYEFSLTGWGWLLVVLGAVAALAGCGILAGSAWSRAIGIVLASLGLVAQFLFLPHAPVWSVIMMAIDVFVIWALAAYEPDTAHG from the coding sequence ATGACCGCCCAGCCCCACTCCGCCCCGACCGGGGGCGGCTACGGACCGCCCCCGGACCGCCGCGCCGCCTGGGCCGCCGGAGGTGCCGCCTTCGCGGGCATCCTGCTGCTGCTCAACGGCGTCCTGGCGATCCTCCAGGGCATCGCGGCGATCGCCAAGAACGATGTGTACGCCCAAGTCGGCGACTACATCTACGAGTTCAGCCTCACCGGCTGGGGCTGGCTCCTGGTGGTCCTCGGTGCCGTCGCCGCCCTCGCGGGCTGCGGCATCCTCGCCGGGTCGGCCTGGTCCCGCGCCATCGGCATCGTGCTCGCCTCACTGGGCCTGGTGGCGCAGTTCCTCTTCCTGCCGCACGCGCCCGTCTGGTCCGTGATCATGATGGCGATCGACGTGTTCGTCATCTGGGCCCTGGCGGCCTACGAGCCGGACACCGCGCACGGATGA
- a CDS encoding antibiotic biosynthesis monooxygenase family protein — translation MTVTVQVDTGCPVATLINVFTVSPDRQDELIALLVRATEDTMRHQPGFLHANFHASLDGERVVNYAQWETEEHYRAMLANPEARFHMDQAAKIATDVQPRLFQVRSAHSAG, via the coding sequence ATGACTGTTACCGTGCAGGTCGACACCGGGTGTCCCGTGGCGACCCTCATCAACGTCTTCACCGTCTCCCCCGACCGCCAGGACGAGCTGATCGCGCTGCTCGTCCGCGCCACCGAGGACACGATGCGGCACCAGCCCGGCTTCCTCCACGCGAACTTCCACGCCTCGCTCGACGGCGAACGCGTCGTCAACTACGCCCAGTGGGAGACCGAGGAGCACTACCGGGCCATGCTCGCCAACCCCGAGGCCCGCTTCCACATGGACCAGGCCGCGAAGATCGCCACGGACGTGCAGCCGCGGCTCTTCCAGGTCCGCTCGGCGCACTCGGCGGGCTGA
- a CDS encoding FecCD family ABC transporter permease codes for MPLPPLALGLGLLLIVSLVCGVGLGAAQVTWPDVFRHLWAGLTGGTVPARDAAAYTIVWEIRLPRVVLGAVVGAGLATVGVAVQAMVRNALADPFVLGISSGAAVGANAVILLGAFAGLGVWALSVSAFGSALAAMVLVYAVARSPRGLSPLRLVLTGTALAYGFEAITTVMVFGAARGEAARSAVMWLLGSLGGATWAQVPLAAVTVTAGWLWLRARAEALNALAMGDETAAALGVPPGRLRREIFLVTAAVTGTVVAVSGAIGFVGLMVPHVVRMVVGADHRRVLVVAPLAGAVLLVWADVVSRMLLAPAELPVGVITAVVGVPVFLLLMRRGGYAFGGR; via the coding sequence ATACCCCTGCCCCCGCTCGCCCTCGGCCTCGGGCTGCTCCTGATCGTCTCCCTGGTGTGCGGCGTCGGCCTCGGCGCCGCACAGGTCACCTGGCCCGACGTCTTCCGCCATCTGTGGGCCGGTCTCACCGGCGGCACCGTGCCCGCCCGGGACGCCGCCGCGTACACCATCGTCTGGGAGATCCGGCTGCCGCGCGTCGTGCTCGGCGCGGTCGTCGGCGCCGGACTCGCCACGGTCGGCGTCGCCGTCCAGGCCATGGTCCGCAACGCGCTGGCCGACCCGTTCGTGCTGGGCATCTCCTCGGGCGCGGCGGTGGGCGCCAACGCCGTGATCCTGCTCGGCGCGTTCGCCGGGCTCGGCGTCTGGGCCCTGTCGGTGTCCGCCTTCGGCTCCGCGCTGGCGGCGATGGTCCTGGTCTACGCGGTCGCCCGCTCACCGCGCGGACTCTCCCCGCTGCGACTGGTCCTGACCGGAACCGCCCTGGCGTACGGCTTCGAGGCGATCACCACGGTCATGGTGTTCGGCGCGGCCCGGGGCGAGGCGGCCCGCTCCGCCGTGATGTGGCTGCTGGGCAGCCTGGGCGGCGCCACCTGGGCACAGGTGCCGCTGGCCGCCGTCACCGTCACGGCCGGCTGGCTCTGGCTGCGGGCGCGGGCCGAGGCGCTCAACGCCCTGGCCATGGGCGACGAGACCGCCGCCGCGCTCGGCGTCCCGCCCGGCCGGCTGCGCCGGGAGATCTTCTTGGTCACCGCGGCCGTCACCGGGACCGTGGTCGCCGTCAGCGGCGCCATCGGCTTCGTCGGCCTCATGGTGCCGCACGTGGTGCGCATGGTGGTCGGCGCCGACCACCGCAGGGTGCTGGTGGTCGCGCCGCTGGCCGGAGCCGTCCTGCTGGTCTGGGCCGACGTGGTCTCCCGGATGCTGCTCGCCCCCGCCGAACTCCCCGTCGGAGTGATCACCGCCGTGGTCGGGGTCCCCGTGTTCCTGCTGCTGATGCGGCGGGGCGGCTACGCGTTCGGAGGCCGCTGA
- a CDS encoding ABC transporter ATP-binding protein, translating into MRVDIEDVTVEAAGVRLVEDIRLTAPDGAFVGLVGPNGSGKSTLLRTVYRALRPASGTVRLDGADLHAMSPPAAARVLAALPQESSAEFDYTVAEVVAMGRTPHRDRTAAGDREICAHAMARTGVADLADRGFLALSGGERQRVLMARALAQQPRVLVLDEPTNHLDIAHQLDLLAQVRESGLTVLAALHDLNLAAAHCDVLYVISRGRIVADGPPHDVLRPGLLAEVFGVRAHRVRHPETGAVQLLFDLLPPTT; encoded by the coding sequence ATGCGAGTCGACATCGAGGACGTGACGGTCGAGGCCGCCGGTGTCCGGCTGGTCGAGGACATCCGGCTCACCGCGCCGGACGGGGCGTTCGTCGGGCTCGTCGGACCCAACGGCAGCGGCAAGTCGACCCTGCTGCGCACCGTGTACCGGGCGCTGCGGCCCGCCTCGGGCACCGTCCGGCTCGACGGCGCGGACCTGCACGCGATGAGCCCGCCGGCCGCCGCGCGCGTACTGGCCGCCCTGCCCCAGGAGTCGAGCGCCGAGTTCGACTACACGGTGGCCGAGGTCGTCGCCATGGGCCGCACCCCGCACCGCGACCGCACCGCCGCGGGCGACCGCGAGATCTGCGCGCACGCCATGGCCCGCACCGGCGTCGCGGACCTCGCCGACCGCGGCTTCCTCGCCCTGTCCGGCGGCGAACGGCAGCGCGTCCTGATGGCCCGCGCCCTCGCCCAGCAGCCCCGGGTGCTGGTCCTTGACGAACCCACCAACCACCTCGACATCGCCCACCAGCTCGACCTGCTCGCCCAGGTCAGGGAGAGCGGCCTGACCGTGCTGGCCGCGCTGCACGACCTCAACCTCGCCGCCGCCCACTGCGACGTCCTCTATGTGATCTCCCGGGGCCGGATCGTCGCCGACGGCCCACCGCACGACGTCCTGCGCCCCGGCCTGCTCGCCGAGGTGTTCGGGGTGCGCGCCCACCGCGTGCGGCACCCGGAGACCGGCGCCGTCCAGCTCCTGTTCGACCTGCTCCCGCCCACCACCTGA